CCATAGCAGTTCTGGTTACTCTCTTCTGGTCTGTCTCACCTACTAAGGAGTGAGGTCCAAGCAGGGCTTCAGAGCCAATTGTTCATGGGgccaaacctctgctgagaatttgcgttctgagaatttgcatttctaacaagttcccaagtgatgtaaatgctgctggttagggaccaattctgagagccactagtagagcaaacccacccaaacccattgccatcgtgttgattctgacttacagcgaccctataggacagagtagaactaccccatagggtttctaaggagcagctggtggattcgaactgttgagtttttggttagcagccaagttcttaaccactacgccaccagggcccggactagtagagcagtgcttctcaaagtttACTTTACATAAGAAtcccctggggatcttgttaaagtatagattctgattcagtatatctggagtggaaatgcaaattctcagcaagggttccaACCAGAATGAGCCTGTTTGAAACCCTGGATCCAAGAGGGGAGCAGCCATGTCTGTGAGCCCACCCTGTGCCCTGACACTGTTAGGCATATAGTAGGCACTTGATAAGAATGGCACTAGGTTTTGATAAGAATGTGTCCATCCTCGCACACATCTCTCCGTACAGCCTCAGCTGAGCCCACGTACTTGCAGTCCTCACTCTCCAGCAGACCCCGGTATGTGTTGATCTCACACTCCAGCCGGGCCTTGACATCCAGCAGCACCTTGTACTCCTGGTTCTGACGCTCCAGGTCACAGCGGATGTCAGCCAGCTGGGTCTCCACATTGGTGATCACGCACTGCATCTGGGACAGCTGAGAGCTGCAGCGGGCCTCCGTCTCGGTCAGCATATTTTCCAGAGAGCCCCTCTACAGCAAAGGAAAGACAGGCAGGCCCCAGGTTATGGGCGAGacccattcctaagtctgtcttcaagttgaatttgtaggtaagttgaaaCAGGtatatatggttcttatttagcgtcagtcaaatgtctgtcttagtatatattttacctttctatgcacataaactcaaactcaccagctgctccatgggagaaagatgtggcagtctgcttccataaagatttacagccttagaaaccctatggggcagttctaccctgtcctataggttcattaTAAGTtagcatcgacttgacagcaataggtttggtctgttttgggggtttgttttttttaatgcatataaaacccttaagaaacacttccaaaccatgccagtgttttcatgagcatcatgAAGTAATACATGTGTTTGTTATCACAAACATTGTATttgactcaaatttttaatataataggcttttttTAGCAGTCCATTCTTAAGTGCAAGTTGTCCTTAAGTCGGGTGttggtaacccagggactgcctgtacgtAACTCTAAGAGGTGGAGCTATTTTCCATGGCCTAATTCTGACAGGATCTGCAAGAGCCAAGTCTTTCTTTGAAGCTGGGAATGACCCTTCCCTACCTAAGTGACTGTAGAAACTGAAGCCCAGCAAGGTTAAGTGACTCGTTCAAGGCAGGGCTTTGAATGGTTCATTcaatttgaacccctgctgagaatttgcatttctactccagatatactgaatcagaagctaCCTTTTAataagatccctaggtgattcttaagTACTCATAAAAGAGTTGTGACTGGTGAGTCTTATATActaataagaatcacctggggatcttgttaaattcTCAGCAGAAGTTCAAAGTGGAATGAACCAGTTGGAAACCTTGGTTCAAGGTTAAACAGCTGGTAACTAACAGAGCCAGGGTTTGACCCCAAATCAAATACTAAATCCCTTATTCCTTCTACAGCCTTAGTCTGACTCAggctttggatctgaggttcagCAAATATACCTGCCCCACAGCATCACTTAGGacaatggttctcaaccctggctgcacattagagtTACCtgtgagcttttttaaaaaatatcccaTGCCCAAGCCCACCTCCAGAGATTCAATTGGTCTAGAGAGGAACCTGGGCTTCGGGAGTTTTAAAAGCTCCACAGGTGAGTTTGAGAACTACAGGTTTAGGGCAGGCTAAGCAGAGAACAAGTCTTCTTGGGGGGCTGGGTTTGTCAATAACGGCAGTGTCCCCCTAACCCAGGTCAGATTTGAAGCATGCCCCTTTTATCTCTGAGCTGGATGTTGGGAGAAAACTGCCTCCAGGAAAGAACATCTGGGTGAGCATTCATGGTGGCTGAAATCTgggcctcctcttcctccttcataGGTGCCTGCACCTACACTCAGAGCCACCTGACTCCGGAGCTGGGGGAGAGGGGCCCACCGAGCAGCACTCACCAGGCTCTGCTGGGCCTGTAGCTCGATCTCCAGCGTGTTGACCGTCCGCCTCAGATCAATGACGTCCGACTGGTAGCTCTGAAGCTGCTCGCAGCTTGTGGCCACCTGCTGGTTAAGCTCCTCCATCTGCAATGGGGAGGGGCGATGGACAGGAGAAGTTGGGGTGCCCTTTCAGGGACACTGGGAAACCAGCCCACCTGCAAGAGGCCCACCTGTGTGTTGAACCATTCCTCCACGCCCTTGCGGTTGGTCTCCACCACGGTCTCATACTGACACCGCATCTCTTCCAGCATCCTGTTCAGATCCACTGGGGGTGCAGCATCAACCTCAATGTTAAGGCGGTCCCCAAGCTGACATCGAAGGGTACTGACTTCCTGAAAATGTACAAGAGCCCCAGGCAGATGTGAAAGTCACACAATCCCAGGCCATCTCCCAGGAAGACATAAAAAGATGGAAGAGGGATGGCTAGAGAATCTTAGCATTAGAGGGAAGCTTCGAGGACTCCAGACCACTGTCTTACAGTGTCTCAATGGTCTACCAGTTTGGAAAGTGCTTCCCAACAGAAACACCTCCTGTTGCTTTGGCAGAAGCCAAGAGCAGCGTCAGGGTGCTTGTTTGACCCATTTGAGCTAAAATAAGAAGTCTGTGCcctagtttaaagtcaggaaaggtgtgcaccagggttgtattcttacaccttacctattcaatctgtatgctgggcaaataatacgagaagctgaactatatgaagaagaacgggacatcaggactggaggaagactcattaacaacctgcattatgcacatgacacaaccttccttcctgaaagtaaagaggacttgaagcacttactaatgaagatcaaagaccacagcctcaacataaagaaaacaaagtcctcacaactggaccaatgagcaacatcatgataaacgaagaaaaggttgaagttgtcaaggatttcattttacttggatccacaatcaacagccatggaagcagcagtcaagaagtcaaaagacacattgcattgggtaaatctgctgcaaaggacctctttaaagtattgaagagcaaagatgtcatgttgaagactagggtgcacctgacccaagccatagtattttcaatcgcatcatatgcatgtgaaagctggacaatgaataaggaagaccaaagaattgatggctttgaattgtggtgttggcgaataatattgaatacaccatggactgccagaagaacgaataaatctgtcttggaagaagtacaaccagaatgctctttagaagcaaggatggtgagaccgcatCTTagatactttagacatgttgtcagaagggatcagtctctggagaaggacatcatgcttggcaggtacaagatcagcagaaaagaggaagaccctcaacgaggtggattgacacagtggctgcaacaatgggctcaagcataacaacgattgtaaggatggcacaggaccaagcagtatttcgttctctgttgtgcatggggtcgctatgagtcagaactgactcgatggaacctaacaacaacaacatgccctgGCATTCCCAGCACACCCTCCCAGCCTGTGTCCATCTGGGGAAAGAGGGCAATGGGAACTTGTCTTTACTTAGTTCAAGGCCCAAGTTAGAGCGGGCACCTCCCCAGGCTTGGCTGCCAAAGAGAGAATGTTGTCACTGAGATTACAGAGTGTGTGATAATGTCTTCTTGGTGCGGTTCCCAGTTCTCTGACTGAAGTAGGATGAGTCAGGCTACTGCCCTGCTGGGTGCCTTAGGGTGCTCAGTGAGGACGTGGCGACTGACTATCACTCTACACTTAAGTTTAAGGAAACTCAGCCAGGAGTCCAAGGCACTTGCTCATTCAAACCCCAACTCAAGAGGATGAGAATCAactcagggaaggaaaaaaaaaaaaaaataccatggttcAGGTGGGCTTGGCAGCACACAGGTGTCCAAGGCAGAGAGCTTTCCCTCCAAAGAAGAATCAGAAAGTAAAGGGCTTGCCTGTGGTTTTCAATTTAAGTATGTAACATACAGaagtgaggaagcaggagaaggatggagacagaaagaagaaaactactgCAGTTCAACTCTCCCTTAGAGATGaggcccccgccccacccccaccctggcaATCTAGTCTGGCAGAGATGGACAGCCCATTCCATTTGAGTTCCAGAACACAACCTACCTCTGACTCTAGAGTACGTACAACCTTACCTCTAGTATGAGGTTTTCATGAGAAAAGCAAACGTAGTCACTGTGATCACTTGGCAATCATGTTCACCCAGGAAATGCAGAAAGGAAAGGAGCTAGCATTTCTGAGCCCCAACCAAATGACAGGTGTTTCATAACCATgacctcatttaattttcactatGACCACATACGATAGTGTTCaggttttacagatgagcaaacaccTCAGAAATACCTCTGCCAGCCCATGACATGCATGCCTTCCTCCTGCATGCCAACCACCTACTGGCCATCCAGCTGCCTCTCCAAGACCTATCTGCCCAGCTCCTGCCGGCCCAGCAGCTGCTGGCCAACTGGTAACATCTCCAGCTCCATGGGTACCTGTGGCTGGTATTGTGAAGGGTCTTTCAATGGCAATGAGAAGGAGACCATGCAGTTCCTGAATGACCGCCTGGCCAACTACCTGGAGAAGGTGAGGCAGCTGGAGCAGGAGAACGCCAACCTGGAGAACAAGATCCAAGAGGCCTGCCAGTCTCAGGTGCCCACCTTGTGTCCAGACTACCAGTCCTACTTCCAAACCATTGAAGAGCTCCAGCAGAAGGCATTATCACATGTTAAATACATTGGGCAAAGTCACAGAAATAACATCAGGCCTGGGAATTTCAACCTCTGTCTATCCAGCCCCAAAACCCCCACATTCTTTCCACTTTGTTTCCCAGGGCCTTCAGCTTGACTTCAGGGCTCACCTCTTCGTGGTTCTTCTTGAGGCACAGCAGCTCCTCCTTCAAGGACTCCACCTGGGCCTCCAAGTCGGCCTTGCACAGGGTCAGATCATCCAGGATCCTGCGCAGGCCATTGATGTCAGCCTCCACCAGCTGCCGCATGGACAGCTCCGTCTCATACCTACACAAGGACAGGGTCAGGAACTGAGAGGGTAGAGCCAAATACAGCATCTCAGGGAAGGCCTTCAACTGCCAGCACTTTCCAACACTCTGTGAAATGACTGGAAAGCTGCCTCATGTGTGTGCCAGGAGAGAggctccctccagcccctggccaAACTCACTTGGTCCTGAAGTCGTCCGCAGCCAGCTTGGCATTATCAATGTGCACAACCATCCTGGCATTCTCTGCCCTGGTGCACAGAACCTGTCCAGGAtgagaggaaggaaaaggaactCAACTAAGACGACAGTAGCAAGGATAGGGTTCTGCCCTGCAGCCATCCTGCAGAACCCCTCTTCCCTGGAACTCTGGCGGCGGACATTAAGTGAACTGCTAGTCCTGGGAGaacttcagttttttgttttttttaagcaccTGGGTCTTCATAAATTCAATGCCCATTTTTGGATGCAATGAGCAATATGCAAGAGAAAGAGTTTTGTTTAAGTCTGAGGTTATTCACATGACAGAAGAGTCCTTGACACACCCTAACATTTGCTGAAAGCTCACCCCATACCAGGGGATGTTCCAAACACTTCACTTACATCATCTCATTGAATCCTCTTGACAATCCTATTGGGTAAGgaccattattatccccattttgcaaatgaagaaactgagacctgGAGAAAGGAAGGGACCTTCCAAAGTCACCCAATGAATCTGTGGTGGAACTGAGGTTAGAATTCAGGCTTCTTTTCAATGTCAAGGGCTCTGGCTGAGCCCTCAAATTATGAGATTAATCTTATGTCCTAGGGAGGTCGCTTTTCCCTGAATATGGTTTAACAAACAGATCAAAATTGGGAATTCTGGCTATTCTGGATGTCTTCCCAGTGAGTCTGTTCACCTGTTTTCCTTTACCTTCTGCTGGAGCTCTTCAATGGTTTGGAAGTAGGACTGGTAGTCTGGACACAAGGTGGGCACCTGAGACTGGCAGGCCTCTTGGATCTTGTTCTCCAGGTTGGCGTTCTCCTGCTCCAGCTGCCTCACCTTCTCCAGGTAGTTGGCCAGGCGGTCATTCAGGAACTGCATGGTCTCCTTCTCATTGCCGTTGAAAGACCCTTCACAATACCAGCCACAGGTACCCATGGAGCTGGAGATGTTACCAGTTGGCCAGCAGCTGCTGGGCCGGCAGGAGCTGGGCAGATAGGTCTTGGAGAGGCAGCTGGATGGCCAGTAGGTGGTTGGCATGCAGGAGGAAGGCATGCATGTCATGGGCTGGCAGATATAACCCAGGTAGAGCTCAGGCCGGCAGCTCACACTGCTGGAGCAGACAGAGGAGGGTCGGGGGCAGCTTTTGACAGAGGCAGGTGAGCTATTGGTGACACAGCAGTTGGATGTCATGTTGAGAGTCCCTCTTCTCCTCAGCTGAGCCTACCTGGATCACCAGTGTCTACAGACCACATCCTGCCTGGGCCTCTTTATACCCTTGCGGTGAGGGGGCTCATGATAGAAAGTCTTCGTGGGGTGGTGTTGATGTTTACACTTAGCCTCAGAGGAAGCTAATTAATTTGTAATTTGGTATCCTATAAGGGGTTCCTTTCCTCATAAAAGTGGCCAAGCTTGTCATTTGGCTAAAGcaggacactgagtttctgttattgatgtctaGGGCAGAGCTTCAGGACACATCTTCAAAGGACCAACTCCAGCCTGGGCTCTCATTACTAAGGCTGGGCTGCCAGCCAACCTCAGTGGCCTGGCCTACCGCGCCCCCATCTGTTCCAGCCCTGAGAAAGGCCACAGTTCTGTGGGGTAGCAACTGCTCCTTTTAACGAGAACATTCCCTGTGAGAAGAGACCTGGCCCCTTTAATAAGGAAGTGTGTAGGTGGCAGAAGCTACACCGATACTAGAAGTAGTATAAATCCAGGGAGATGGGCGAGATTATATCCATCCAGGGAGATGGAAAAGAGCCTCTGAGTCTTCCTAACATGCAACGTCTACCCGGCAAGGGGCAGAAAGCAGTATCAGGGAGGAGAGAATAAACTCAAAACACAAACAGGAAGCAAGAGCATCAGGAACCCACTGAGAAAGGGAGAGATGAGAAGCTCACTCTTGGAAAAGCAGAGCAACGTCACAAGCCTCTCTGTGAGGCAGATGCTCTATCTTGACCATCTCTGGCTCCTCACCTGCGATTACCGCGGCACCTCACACACAGTTGCCAGGTATTCGGTTATTGTTTGCTGAACAGACTGGGGTTGAACAAGCTAGAACAAGCTCAACTTTTACTTTCTGAGCTGGCAGTCAGACAGGACTCACTTCAGGACCTTAGAGACTGCAAGCGACACGACTCAGCTCCCTTGAGAAGCCATACTTGCAGTTCTGGGCAGTCCTAAGCCAGGAAATCCAGAGCAAGTATCTCCAATTATACAAGAAAGTAACATGCTAAACCAGCGATTCTCGGTCCTGGCTGCAATAGTTGTGAGTTCCCACGCTTCATGTTTAATGTGTGTTTGTTATATAGACATTAATTCCTTAATCTCAatacaaggtccctgggtggtacaaatagtttgcactcTGCTGGTAAAtgagaggttggtagttcgaacccacccagcaacaatgcagaagaaaagttctGACAAtgcgcttctataaagattacagccaataaaaccttatgcagcagttctactctgcaacacatggggtcaccatcagtctgaatcgactcaacagcacaagacaacaacaacaacaatcttctcAGTATAATATTGAGTATAAGTGCTTGTCTTATTTTTTGTGTATTCCCAGAAGTGTTGGTAAAGGGGCAGGAAGGGGAAATTTTCATCCATCACTATTCCCTGACTAAGAAAAGTCAAGATAGAGGTGCTACcctctaatttgctatgtaaggagccctggtggtgcaatggttaagtgctcagctgctaatcacaaggtcggcagtacaaactcacccagtggcatcatgaaagaaaagacctgatgatctgctcctgtaaagattacagcctaggaggccctatggggcagttctactctgtctatagggttgctttgagtctgaatcaactagacagcatgcaacaacaacaacaatttcctatgtgaccttgggaaagtcactttgcctctctgggcctcagtctcacATGAACTGAAAGAGTGATATTAAGTAACCTCTCAGTTCACTTTGCTTGCAACACCCATTATTCCATAAATTCCAGTACCTTCATTGAGATTAACTGTTTAGAGAAGATGGTGGCATTGGATGGAAGGAGGAGCCTAGCTACTCCTTTCAAACATTTCTAGCAATCCAAAGcaactgaggaagaaaaaagcCCTAATGCCATGACAGGAACAGTTTAAAACCCACAACAAATGAGAGTTGTGGTATTGGTAATAACAATACCAAGTATGTGGAATGATACTTATTGGAATATACTTCAAAATTATAATGAGCACTGATTAAATGTCTGTAAGTGTCAAACACTATGCTGCATCCTTGGcattaatttatccatttattcctcacaaaaaTCTCCTAAGATAGCTATTATTGTAACAGAGTATAGAGTGATTCTCAAAAGTGTGTTCCTCAGCCCAACAGCATCTTCGTCACCCCGGAACAGGTTAGAAATGCAGTTTCTCAGGCCCACCCAAGACCTACTGAACCAGAAACTCTGAAGATGGGGCTTAGCAATCTGTATTTAACAAGTCCTCCAGGTGGTTTGGAGAACCACTGAGGTATGGGAACATATACTTCTTAACAGCTGCCCCCAGAACTCCTC
The window above is part of the Elephas maximus indicus isolate mEleMax1 chromosome 19, mEleMax1 primary haplotype, whole genome shotgun sequence genome. Proteins encoded here:
- the KRT32 gene encoding keratin, type I cuticular Ha2, translated to MTSNCCVTNSSPASVKSCPRPSSVCSSSVSCRPELYLGYICQPMTCMPSSCMPTTYWPSSCLSKTYLPSSCRPSSCWPTGNISSSMGTCGWYCEGSFNGNEKETMQFLNDRLANYLEKVRQLEQENANLENKIQEACQSQVPTLCPDYQSYFQTIEELQQKVLCTRAENARMVVHIDNAKLAADDFRTKYETELSMRQLVEADINGLRRILDDLTLCKADLEAQVESLKEELLCLKKNHEEEVSTLRCQLGDRLNIEVDAAPPVDLNRMLEEMRCQYETVVETNRKGVEEWFNTQMEELNQQVATSCEQLQSYQSDVIDLRRTVNTLEIELQAQQSLRGSLENMLTETEARCSSQLSQMQCVITNVETQLADIRCDLERQNQEYKVLLDVKARLECEINTYRGLLESEDCKLPCNPCSTPSCPPCAPCQPCVPRTICVPRTVCVPCIPGPQGHY